In the Microcoleus sp. FACHB-831 genome, CCGACACCGAAAAATTCAGGAGGAAGGGAACCAAGCCGAGTTAATGGAACAAGAATTGATGCGCCTAGATGGGAAGGTCATCAATGTAGAAGTAGCCGGAATTGGGGTTACAGACGGGGGGGAATCGGCGACACAAATTATTATTAGAGACATTACTAAGCGCAAGCAAATAGAGAAAGCACTAAGAGAGAGCGAAGATCGTTGGAGAGCGATCGCGCAAGCCATCCCCGTTCCCCTTGTAATTAGCCGCGTTAGCGATGGCGTAATTTTGTATGCCAACGAGCAAATTAGCGCGACCTTCGGCATGCCGCTAGAACAATTAATTGGTTGCAAGGCACTGGATTTTTATGACGAGCCAAAAGATCGGGAAGTAATACTGGAAATACTGAAACGAGATGGCTATCTCTTCAACCATGAGGTTAAGGTCAGAAACGCAGAAGGCAAGCCGTTGTGGATGGCAGTGTGTTTAAGGTTTTTAATGTTTAACGGCGAACCAGCTACCGTAGCCGCCTTGTACGATATCACCGAGCGCCAGCAAACAGAAGCCCACCTGCACCTTTTAGAACGAGCGATCGCCGCTAGCAGCAACGGCATTGTCATCACCGACGCTCAACAGCCAGACAACCCATTAATTTATGCCAATCCCAGTTTTGAGAAAATGACAGGCTACAAAGCAGCCGAAGTTATCGGTTGCAACTGCCGCTTCTTGCAAGGAGATAGTAAAGACCAGCCACAACTAAACGAATTGCGTGCAGCTATTAGAGAAGGAAGAGAATCTCATATCATTCTCCGCAATTATCGCAAAGACGGCAGCGGGTTTTGGAATGAACTGCATATTTCACCTGTCAGTGATTTGCACGGGCAAATTACCCACTTTGTAGGCGTTCAAAACGATATCACCGAGCTTTATAGCACGCAGGAGCGACTGCGCTTGATGGAGTCGTGCGTAGTCAGCGCCAACGATGCAATTTTGATTACCGAAGCAGAAGCGATTGACCAACAGCAGGGGTCGAATATTGTATATGTCAACGAGGCTTTTACTCGCATGACAGGCTACAGTGCTGCCGAAATTATCGGTCAGACACCGCGCCGATTATATGGTGCTAAAACAGATCGCCAGCAACTAGATAAAATTCGAGCTGCACTCAAGGAATGGCAATCGGTTCAAGTTGAGTTAATTAACTACCGCAAAGACGGCTCTGAATTCTGGGTGGAAATGAATATTGTGCCTATTGCAAATCAGAGGGGATGCTTTACTCATTGGGTATCGGTGCAGCGAGATATAACGAGCCGCAAACAGGCTGAAGCATTGCTGCGAGATAGCCAAGAGCGATACGAACTTGCCGTTCGCGGTGCTAATGATGGGTTGTGGGATTGGAATCTTAAAACCAATGAGGTTTATTTTTCCTGTCGCTGGAAAGCCATGCTCGGAGACGAAGAGAACGAAGTATTAAACACCCCAGATGGATGGTTCAACAGAGTACATAGCGAAGATTTAGTCAGGGTAAAAGCAGAAATAGCAGCTCATCTGGAAGGTAACAGCCCCCACTTTGAAAGCGAACACCGGATGCGGCATGCTGATGGCACTTACCGATGGATGTTGAGCCGGGGATTAGCCGTTCGGGATGAAAATAAGCGGGCGTATCGGATGGCTGGTTCGCAAGCCGATATAACGGATCGGAAAGTGGCAGAGGAGCAATTAATTTATGATGCGTTTCACGATACCTTGACGGGGCTGCCCAACCGAGCTTTATTTATGGACAGACTAGGGCAGGCGATCGCGCGAACCAAACGGCGTCATGATTATCGATTTGCCGTTTTATTTTTGGATCTAGATCGGTTCAAGGTGGTTAACGAGAGCTTGGGACACAGCAGCGGAGATAGACTGTTGAACGCGATCGCCCAACGCCTGAAGCAATCTTTACGCCCCGAACATACCCTAGCCCGCTTGGGAGGAGATGAATTCACAATTCTGCTTGAGGATATCCACACTGTAGATGACGCGACGGAAGTTGCCCAGCAGATCCACAAACAACTAGCCTTACCCTTCCACCTCGACGGTCATGAGGTCTATACAACAGCCAGCATTGGAATTACCCTGAGCTTTACGGGCGCAAACGGTTTGGGGTTAGAGGATGGAGAAAACACCCCCAACCCTGATTATCACTGGCCGGGATATGTCCTGCGCGACGGTTCAATAGCAATGTATCGCGCCAAGGCAATGGGAACCGATCGCTACACAGTGTTTGACAAATCAATGCACGCAAGGGCGGTGGCAAGATTGGAACTGGAAACCGATCTGCGCCGCACCCTCCAAGAAAATTCTGAATTATTAATTTTCAATTGCCGATTAGATCAATTAACACAAACTACCCATGCACCTGAGTTCTTCGCTACTTCTTTGGGAGTTGAGGCGCTAAAGCTCGAAGATAAACTCAGCCAAGGGTCAATAAACAAAACTAAGACCTCAAAACTATTGCTGCACTACCAGCCAATTGTGTGCTTGCATAGCGGCGAAATACGAGGTTTTGAGGCTCTTGCCCGTTTAAATCATCCCGTTAGAGGTTTAGTTCCCCCAGCCGAGTTCATCCCTGTGGCCGAAGAAACTGGCCTGATCGTCCCTCTAGGAACGTGGGTTCTACGGGAAGCCTGTCGCCAAATGCGTGCGTGGCAGATGACCTGTCCGCAAAAGGAGCTTTTAACCATTAGCGTTAATCTCTCCAGCAAACAGTTCATGCAACCGAATTTAATTGAGCAGGTTGACCAAATTCTTCAGGAAACAGGCTTAGATGGACGCAGTTTGAAGCTGGAAATTACCGAAAGTGTCATTATGGAAAATGTCACCGCCGCAATCGAACTAACTCGGCAGCTCAGAGAGCGTAATATTGAACTGTCTATCGATGACTTTGGTACGGGCTATTCTTCGTTAAGTTATCTACACCACTTCCCAATTAATACCTTAAAGATAGATCGCTCTTTTATCAGTCGTATGAGTGTTAATGGCGAAGCCAAGAACGACGATATGACCCTAGAAATTGTCCAAACCATCATCACCCTTGCCCATAATTTGGGGATAGATGTTACGGCAGAGGGGATTGAGACAGAGCAACAGCTAAATCGGCTCAGGGCGCTACAGTGCGAACAGGGACAGGGATATTTTTTCTCTAAACCTTTAGATAGTCAGGCAGCTTCAGGGTTGCTGGCAGCAAAGAGGCATTGGTAGCAGTTAGCAAGTTCGCAATTAATTTTTAGCAGTCATTGCTCGCGGTTGTCGGTTAGCCGGTAATGGTTAAGTGTGGGTTATTGGGGATTAATAGATAATGGCAATAACAGCGATCGCAATAAAACTAACAACTAACAACTAACAAACGATTAAAAGATGAAAGACATAGACCCCTTAGAAAATAAAGACATTAACCGCTTGCAGATGTTTTTCTATCTTGTCCCAGTAGTCGGAGTTTTCCCCTCACTCTGGACGCTGTATCGAAGGCAGGGCAACCGGGAACAACAATCTGTGAGTCGGCTGTCTGTGACACTAGCTCTCGCTTGGGTGTCTGCATACGTTTTATTAGGTGCTGGAGCGCAAATTTCCGAAATTTCACAGGAATTGACACTGCGCCTATTATTTATGAATAGTATGCTTACTTCTAGTTATTTTTTGGTGTGTGTGTGGTTGATGGTTCGCTTATCGCAACGCAAGCAAGTGCGGCTGCCTGGAATTAGCCGTTTGGCCGATCGCGTAGCCAGGAGACGCTTATTGTAAGCTAACGAGCATTGGCTAGAAAATGGGAGCTACGAGTAGATTCTAAAAATCTACTAGCTCATTCATCCTCTATTTGCTGCTCGTGCTACTACGCTTCGCTGTACTTGTTGCTAAAAGCTAATAGCCAATTTCCCTGATATTGGTGCTAAGGGTCAGAAAAACTGCTATGAGTGTTCTTGTTGCAAAC is a window encoding:
- a CDS encoding PAS domain S-box protein, which produces MLSKPKIVSKSDRAEGPKLLEDKAARIVKLKRQIRRGKEAQRSLEAALLESENRYQNLVELSPLAIAVHKQEKFVFINTAGAKLLGANSPEQIIGKSIWDFIPFDYQEKIKDRHRKIQEEGNQAELMEQELMRLDGKVINVEVAGIGVTDGGESATQIIIRDITKRKQIEKALRESEDRWRAIAQAIPVPLVISRVSDGVILYANEQISATFGMPLEQLIGCKALDFYDEPKDREVILEILKRDGYLFNHEVKVRNAEGKPLWMAVCLRFLMFNGEPATVAALYDITERQQTEAHLHLLERAIAASSNGIVITDAQQPDNPLIYANPSFEKMTGYKAAEVIGCNCRFLQGDSKDQPQLNELRAAIREGRESHIILRNYRKDGSGFWNELHISPVSDLHGQITHFVGVQNDITELYSTQERLRLMESCVVSANDAILITEAEAIDQQQGSNIVYVNEAFTRMTGYSAAEIIGQTPRRLYGAKTDRQQLDKIRAALKEWQSVQVELINYRKDGSEFWVEMNIVPIANQRGCFTHWVSVQRDITSRKQAEALLRDSQERYELAVRGANDGLWDWNLKTNEVYFSCRWKAMLGDEENEVLNTPDGWFNRVHSEDLVRVKAEIAAHLEGNSPHFESEHRMRHADGTYRWMLSRGLAVRDENKRAYRMAGSQADITDRKVAEEQLIYDAFHDTLTGLPNRALFMDRLGQAIARTKRRHDYRFAVLFLDLDRFKVVNESLGHSSGDRLLNAIAQRLKQSLRPEHTLARLGGDEFTILLEDIHTVDDATEVAQQIHKQLALPFHLDGHEVYTTASIGITLSFTGANGLGLEDGENTPNPDYHWPGYVLRDGSIAMYRAKAMGTDRYTVFDKSMHARAVARLELETDLRRTLQENSELLIFNCRLDQLTQTTHAPEFFATSLGVEALKLEDKLSQGSINKTKTSKLLLHYQPIVCLHSGEIRGFEALARLNHPVRGLVPPAEFIPVAEETGLIVPLGTWVLREACRQMRAWQMTCPQKELLTISVNLSSKQFMQPNLIEQVDQILQETGLDGRSLKLEITESVIMENVTAAIELTRQLRERNIELSIDDFGTGYSSLSYLHHFPINTLKIDRSFISRMSVNGEAKNDDMTLEIVQTIITLAHNLGIDVTAEGIETEQQLNRLRALQCEQGQGYFFSKPLDSQAASGLLAAKRHW